From the Halorhabdus utahensis DSM 12940 genome, one window contains:
- a CDS encoding MBL fold metallo-hydrolase, with amino-acid sequence MADVDFPTPAETAETITPKALKSRIDAGEAVTILDVRMGSEYEKWHIDGDSVETINVPYYEFLDDDISGDVFDSIPDDRTVTVVCAKGEASEYIAGVLKARGYDAQSVAEGMNGWAEIYEAVEVEGHDGPGTVLQYQRPSSGCLGYLVVDGDEAAVIDPLRAFTDRYLDDAEDHDADLVYALDTHVHADHVSGIRALADAGVEAVLPAAAIDRGVEDADDLTAAEDGDVFTIGDVEIEAIHTPGHTTGMTSYLVGDALLATGDGLFVESVARPDLEAGDDGAEDAARQLYETLQDRILTLADDVLIAGGHTSDAAEPAADGTYTAPLGDLRAEMEALSMDEDDFVELILADMPPRPANFEDIIATNLGQNWIDDEEAFTLELGPNNCAASQDSLAGD; translated from the coding sequence ATGGCTGACGTCGACTTCCCGACACCAGCGGAAACAGCGGAGACAATCACTCCGAAAGCCCTCAAATCCCGGATCGATGCCGGAGAGGCAGTCACGATCCTAGACGTTCGGATGGGAAGCGAGTACGAGAAGTGGCATATCGACGGGGACTCAGTCGAGACAATCAACGTGCCGTACTACGAATTCCTCGACGACGATATCAGTGGAGACGTCTTTGATTCGATCCCCGACGATCGAACGGTTACGGTCGTGTGTGCGAAGGGAGAAGCCAGCGAGTACATTGCCGGTGTGCTCAAAGCGCGTGGCTACGACGCCCAAAGCGTTGCCGAGGGGATGAACGGCTGGGCGGAGATCTACGAGGCCGTCGAAGTCGAGGGCCACGACGGCCCTGGCACGGTCTTGCAGTATCAGCGACCCTCTAGCGGCTGTCTGGGATACCTCGTCGTCGACGGCGACGAGGCCGCAGTCATCGATCCGCTCCGTGCGTTCACTGATCGGTATCTCGACGACGCCGAGGACCACGATGCGGATCTCGTCTACGCACTGGATACTCACGTCCACGCAGACCACGTCTCCGGGATCCGTGCGCTCGCAGACGCGGGGGTCGAGGCAGTCCTGCCAGCGGCGGCGATCGACCGCGGCGTCGAAGACGCAGACGACCTGACTGCCGCCGAGGACGGCGACGTCTTCACCATCGGCGACGTCGAGATTGAAGCGATCCACACACCCGGGCACACGACCGGCATGACCTCTTATCTCGTGGGCGACGCGCTGCTCGCGACCGGCGACGGCCTGTTCGTCGAAAGCGTCGCCCGACCGGACCTGGAAGCCGGCGACGATGGGGCCGAGGACGCCGCTCGGCAACTCTACGAGACCCTACAAGATCGGATCTTGACGCTAGCGGACGACGTGCTCATCGCCGGTGGGCACACCAGCGACGCGGCCGAGCCAGCTGCCGACGGCACCTACACCGCGCCGCTTGGGGATCTCCGTGCGGAGATGGAGGCCCTCTCGATGGACGAAGACGATTTCGTCGAGTTGATCCTGGCGGACATGCCGCCCCGGCCGGCCAACTTCGAGGACATCATCGCGACCAACCTGGGTCAGAACTGGATCGACGACGAGGAAGCGTTCACGCTGGAGCTCGGTCCGAACAACTGCGCGGCCAGCCAGGATTCACTCGCCGGGGACTGA
- the rpl12p gene encoding 50S ribosomal protein P1, giving the protein MEYVYAALILNETGEEINEDNLTNVLDAAGVDVEESRVKALVAALEDVDIDEAVEEAAAVPAATGGAAGGEVEADDEGGDDAEEADEEEAADEAEGGDDEDEDASGEGLGELFG; this is encoded by the coding sequence ATGGAATACGTTTACGCAGCACTCATCCTGAACGAAACGGGCGAAGAGATCAACGAAGACAACCTGACGAACGTACTCGACGCGGCCGGCGTCGACGTCGAGGAGTCCCGCGTGAAGGCCCTGGTGGCCGCACTCGAGGATGTCGACATCGACGAGGCCGTCGAAGAGGCCGCCGCCGTCCCCGCAGCGACGGGCGGCGCGGCCGGCGGCGAAGTCGAAGCTGACGACGAAGGCGGCGACGACGCTGAGGAAGCCGACGAGGAAGAAGCAGCCGACGAGGCGGAAGGCGGCGACGACGAAGACGAAGACGCCAGCGGTGAAGGCCTCGGCGAACTCTTCGGGTAA